GTATCGCCGAGCTCTTCTCGACCCACCCGTCACTGGAGAAGCGCCTGGCCTACCTGCGCAAGCTGGAGCTGGAGCTGGCGGGCCGCTGAGCCCCGGGAGAGGCGAGGACGTGCGGTGGGTTTGCGACAGTGGCTCGACGCCCTGATGGGGCGGCCCCGGCTGGTCAAGCCCAAGTCCGACAACCTCTTCGCGCTCTCCACGGCCCGCACCGCCCTGGAGGAGCGGCTGGGTTGGGTGAGTGCCGGCCGGGCCGGGCTCTGTCTCAAGCCCATCGTCACCGCCGACTACGCCCGGGCGCAGGAGGAGCTCGCCGACCTGGTGAGGATGGGCGCCGGCGAGACCCGCAGCCGCCTCGAGGTGCTCAAGGACAGCTACCAGTACACCTGGATCCTGGTGGAGGACGACGACTTCGAGGATCTGCTGACCCTGGTCCACATGGCCGCCCAGACCCTGGAGGAGCAGGGCTACGGGACCCAGATCCTCTCGGCGGTCTTCCGGTTTCGCCCGGGCGGGCGCCTGTCGTCAGTGGTGGGCGCCGACGTCCCCGAGCGCATCTACCTCATCTACAGCTACAAGCGGGGCCTCTTCTACCCCTTCGTGCCGAGGGGCGCCGGCAAGACGTCGTCCGACGGCCGCTACGAGAGCGGTGAGTTTCAGGCGGCCGCCCTGCTGTCGCAGGAGCTGCCCACCGAACGGGACCCCTCGCGCTGGTATCCCCTCTGGGACTGCCCCGTCTGAGCCCGACAAAAGGGGCCGGTGCCCGCCATCGCGGCACCGGCCCCTTCTCCGCATCCCCGTTGGCATCCCCGCCACCCTCGGGCGCTCAGGTGACGAGGTTGCGCGGATAGGACCGAAACAGCTCCCGGGCCTCCTCCAGCGTCGTGTCCGGCGGGGGCAGCACCAGGTCGGACTCCTCGAGCTCGTCGTCGTCCAGCCGCCGCCCGCGGGTCCGGACGATCTCCAGCACGTGGGCCAGCTCCCGGGCGAAGGCGGCCTCGTCTCCCGCCTCGATGGCGTCCAGCAACGCGTCGTCGGCGCTGTCCAGCTCGTCGAGCGCCTGCCCGCGCAACTCGTACTGCCCCTCGGTGGCGATGCGGACGATCATCCCCGGCCCACCTCCTGCTTGAGCCGCTCCAGGTCGGCCTTGACCTGCTCCGATGCCTTGAGCCTGGCCAGCTCGGCCTCGATGCCCGTACCCGTCCCGCCGATGGCGGTGCGGTCGTCGAGGGCCCCGCTGGCGACCAGCTCGTCGATGGCGGCCGCTCGGGCCCGCATCGACTCGGTCTTCTGCTGAGCCCGCTCCACGGCCAGCCCCACGTCGGCCAGCTCCTCCGACAGCCCGCTGGCGGCCTCCCCGATGCGCACCTGGGCCTCGGCTGCCGAATACTGGGCCTTGATGACCTCCTTTTGGGCCCGAAAGGCCTCCACCTTGGCCCGCAGGCGCGCCTCGGCGGTCTCCAGCTTCTTCTGCTCGGCCTCCAGCTCGCCCGCCTGCCGCTCGATGCCCTCCACCTGCTGGAGGAGCTCCGCCTTGCGCTGCAGGGCGGCGACGGCCAGGTCCTCGCGCCCGGCTGCCAGGGCCTCCCTGGCCTGGGCCTCCAGGCGCTGGGCCGTCTCGCGCAGGCGCACCACCTGCAGCTCGAGCCGCTTGCGGGATGTGGCCACCTCGGCCAGGTTGCGGCGCACCTTCTGGAGCAGCTCGAGCTGCCGCTGGTAGGAGTACTCCAGGGTCTCCCGCGGATCTTCCCACCGCTCGACCAGCTTGTTCATCTTGGCCTTGAGCACCGTGGTCATGCGCGACAGCACGCCCATGCCGCCACCGTCCCATCCTCGTGGTCTCTCCCGTCCCAAAGGGTACCCTGACGGGGACCGTCCGCGCAACGGATGGCGGGCGCACCGATGCCCGCTCGGGGCCGGCCCACGCCGATGCTTAACTGGGTAAAGCATTGACATCACTAAGTACCAGCACTAGACTTCTCATGGCAAGGGGGAGTCGATCAGGTGGCCAGGCAGGGACTCCAACTCGATACGGAGTACCGCTACGGGTTCGCCGACCCGGAGCAGTACGTCTTCCGATCCCGCAAGGGGCTCAGCCGGGAGGTGGTGGAGGAGATCTCCGCCATCAAGGGCGAGCCCGACTGGATGCGGCAGTTTCGCCTCAAGGCCCTGGAG
This genomic interval from Limnochorda sp. LNt contains the following:
- a CDS encoding PspA/IM30 family protein; translation: MGVLSRMTTVLKAKMNKLVERWEDPRETLEYSYQRQLELLQKVRRNLAEVATSRKRLELQVVRLRETAQRLEAQAREALAAGREDLAVAALQRKAELLQQVEGIERQAGELEAEQKKLETAEARLRAKVEAFRAQKEVIKAQYSAAEAQVRIGEAASGLSEELADVGLAVERAQQKTESMRARAAAIDELVASGALDDRTAIGGTGTGIEAELARLKASEQVKADLERLKQEVGRG
- the pspAA gene encoding PspA-associated protein PspAA, with protein sequence MIVRIATEGQYELRGQALDELDSADDALLDAIEAGDEAAFARELAHVLEIVRTRGRRLDDDELEESDLVLPPPDTTLEEARELFRSYPRNLVT
- the pspAB gene encoding PspA-associated protein PspAB, coding for MGLRQWLDALMGRPRLVKPKSDNLFALSTARTALEERLGWVSAGRAGLCLKPIVTADYARAQEELADLVRMGAGETRSRLEVLKDSYQYTWILVEDDDFEDLLTLVHMAAQTLEEQGYGTQILSAVFRFRPGGRLSSVVGADVPERIYLIYSYKRGLFYPFVPRGAGKTSSDGRYESGEFQAAALLSQELPTERDPSRWYPLWDCPV